Proteins from one Aspergillus nidulans FGSC A4 chromosome VIII genomic window:
- a CDS encoding putative choline kinase (transcript_id=CADANIAT00001726): MPSFTEHELQGHYLGVETRLPSAQNPSQDSAATSEANTTRQRRVSVSKVTVRQSFHYPTSAGALNHQVPNANESVTKEDIDRWLKQSEEESRHNLFSQVYEWLSREKSKRKHSNKSNGSTNGSGNGFDGEGDAHGDGAQLTRTVSQGSDTTLALDALEKILLQYASRYDSRTMSTCSSRRSTRRRHPIKGLRRGSVSESDYELDPITPAVDAVLDNSRTLSYTGGGVESEDGDAASITRAKDREAWVVFKSELLRLTHTLQLKGWRKIPMELASEIDVVRLSGALTNAVYKITPPQNIPPPKAEDGSYTLVPRRPPPKLLLRIYGPQVDHLIDREKELQILRRLGRKNIGPKVLGTFNNGRFEEYFEARPLTPKELRDPSTMKQIAKRMRELHDGIDLLDEERENGPMVFHNWDKWVDRCEQVISWVDAEIKSPLNEGKAASEPWRRRGYVCGVPWPKFRKAVEDYRKWLIVDSGGVHEIKRQLVFGHNDTQYGNLLRMEPSQQSPLLLPQNEHKQLVVIDFEYASANTPGLEFANHFTEWCYNYHDAEKPWACNNQLYPTPEQQHQFVTAYLTHRPGLGSRVSPSITPIMRPLSASTPTMTPLDLNATSPDLAPQRPPDNIERSAQDTLEAETQFLIRQTRLWRVLNSAQWVAWGIVQAKVPGMEDDGSSTPTPPVDSDVDESDEFDYLAYAQDRAFFFWADLVALGFVQKEQLPESLAEVVDGRILEY; this comes from the exons ATGCCTTCATTCACTGAGCATGAGCTTCAAG GCCACTATCTAGGTGTCGAGACTAGGCTGCCCTCCGCCCAGAACCCCAGTCAGGACTCTGCAGCGACTTCCGAAGCAAATACCACCAGACAGCGTCGCGTGTCTGTTAGTAAGGTCACCGTACGCCAGAGTTTTCACTATCCGACTTCCGCAGGCGCTTTGAACCACCAAGTACCCAATGCGAACGAATCGGTAACGAAAGAAGACATTGACCGCTGGCTCAAGcagagtgaggaggaatcGCGCCATAACCTCTTCAGTCAGGTGTACGAATGGCTCTCGCGCGAAAAGTCCAAACGCAAGCATTCGAATAAGTCCAACGGATCGACAAACGGCTCCGGTAATGGCTTTGACGGCGAGGGTGATGCACATGGTGATGGCGCCCAGTTGACGAGGACTGTGTCGCAGGGCTCTGACACTACCCTCGCACTCGACGCCCTGGAAAAGATTCTGCTGCAATACGCTTCTAGATATGATTCCCGAACTATGTCTACTTGTTCCTCACGTCGATCCACGCGCCGGCGTCATCCGATTAAAGGCTTACGGAGAGGCTCTGTTTCCGAGTCGGATTATGAACTCGACCCGATCACTCCTGCCGTGGACGCAGTTCTGGACAACTCGAGGACGTTATCTTATACTGGTGGTGGTGTAGAAAGTGAAGACGGCGATGCTGCTAGCATTACGCGAGCTAAAGACCGAGAAGCCTGGGTTGTCTTCAAGAGCGAACTTCTCCGCTTGACCCATACGCTGCAGTTGAAGGGTTGGCGAAAGATCCCAATGGAGCTGGCAAGTGAAATTGACGTGGTTAGGCTCAGCGGTGCATTAACAAACGCTGTTTACAAAATCACCCCTCCCCAGAACATTCCGCCCCCCAAAGCCGAAGATGGATCTTATACGCTGGTACCTAGGAGACCTCCTCC GAAACTTTTGTTACGTATCTATGGCCCACAAGTGGACCATCTTATTGATCGAGAGAAGGAGCTACAGATTCTTCGACGCCTGGGACGGAAGAACATTGGGCCCAAGGTGCTAGGAACGTTCAACAATGGCCGGTTTGAGGAGTACTTTGAAGCGCGGCCCCTAACGCCGAAGGAGCTCCGGGACCCGTCGACGATGAAGCAGATCGCCAAACGCATGCGCGAGTTGCACGACGGTATTGAcctgctggatgaagagagagagaatgGCCCAATGGTGTTTCACAACTGGGACAAGTGGGTTGATCGGTGCGAGCAGGTGATTAGCTGGGTGGATGCGGAAATCAAATCGCCGCTGAACGAAGGCAAAGCTGCGTCCGAGCCCTGGCGTAGACGTGGATATGTCTGCGGTGTACCTTGGCCCAAATTCCGCAAGGCCGTGGAGGACTACCGTAAATGGCTTATTGTGGACAGTGGTGGCGTACATGAGATCAAACGACAGCTTGTGTTTGGCCATAACGAC ACACAGTATGGCAACTTGCTGCGTATGGAGCCTAGCCAGCAgtctccccttctcctcccgCAGAACGAGCATAAACAATTGGTCGTCATCGACTTTGAGTATGCCTCAGCGAATACTCCCGGTTTAGAGTTCGCCAACCATTTT ACTGAGTGGTGCTACAACTACCACGATGCCGAGAAGCCGTGGGCATGCAATAACCAGCTGTACCCGACACCAGagcaacagcaccaattCGTCACCGCATACCTGACACACAGGCCAGGGCTAGGCAGCCGCGTCTCCCCTTCGATAACACCCATAATGCGCCCCCTTTCCGCAAGCACGCCCACAATGACACCGCTGGACCTCAACGCAACCAGCCCCGACCTTGCACCCCAGCGGCCGCCAGATAACATCGAGCGCAGTGCACAGGACACTCTAGAAGCGGAGACCCAGTTCCTCATCCGCCAAACACGACTTTGGCGCGTTCTCAACTCAGCGCAGTGGGTGGCTTGGGGTATCGTTCAGGCCAAGGTCCCCGGaatggaagacgacggaAGCTCGACTCCTACGCCGCCAGTAGACAGCGATGTCGACGAGTCAGATGAGTTTGATTATCTCGCGTACGCGCAGGACcgagctttcttcttctgggcgGATCTAGTCGCTCTAGGATTTGTGCAGAAGGAACAGCTTCCAGAGTCGTTGGCTGAGGTTGTTGACGGGAGGATACTTGAGTACTAA